In the genome of bacterium, one region contains:
- a CDS encoding formylglycine-generating enzyme family protein, which yields MLRWSKLVINSNLLIVFLLCCILPLKSQDAPKGMVLVPGTKFHFIQVNRWREGLQLLPYKEGPIGDAYVEDSWVDLDSFYIDIHEVTNKQYKEFLDATGYKPKWPMNFLKHWKNGKIPKGKENYPVVYVDFRDAQKYAEWAGKALPTEAQWQYAAQGTDGRIFPWGNKWDPKKANVNSNGTKPVGSYPEGASPFGVLDMVGNVAEMTDSFQDDGWHWFSYIRGGSWFQSFGSLWYVANGIVTNQQRVKFWWLNPGFNRSSAIGFRCVKKMR from the coding sequence ATGTTGCGCTGGTCAAAGTTGGTTATTAATAGCAATCTTCTGATTGTTTTTTTGTTATGCTGCATTCTCCCTTTGAAAAGTCAGGATGCTCCAAAAGGAATGGTACTTGTGCCCGGAACTAAATTTCATTTTATTCAGGTCAATCGATGGCGTGAGGGGCTGCAATTACTACCTTATAAAGAGGGACCTATTGGTGACGCCTATGTTGAAGATTCCTGGGTAGATTTGGATAGTTTTTACATTGACATTCATGAAGTAACGAACAAACAGTACAAAGAGTTTTTGGACGCTACAGGTTACAAACCAAAATGGCCGATGAATTTTCTTAAACATTGGAAAAATGGTAAAATTCCGAAAGGAAAAGAAAATTATCCAGTTGTTTATGTAGACTTCCGGGATGCACAAAAATATGCTGAGTGGGCAGGTAAAGCATTGCCGACTGAAGCACAATGGCAATATGCTGCTCAGGGTACAGATGGGCGGATTTTCCCATGGGGGAATAAATGGGATCCGAAAAAGGCCAACGTGAATTCGAATGGTACGAAACCCGTTGGTTCCTATCCGGAAGGAGCAAGTCCGTTTGGTGTGCTGGATATGGTAGGGAATGTGGCAGAAATGACTGATAGTTTTCAAGATGATGGCTGGCACTGGTTTTCTTATATTCGTGGAGGCAGTTGGTTTCAGTCATTTGGTAGTCTTTGGTACGTGGCGAATGGCATTGTGACCAATCAGCAAAGAGTGAAATTCTGGTGGTTAAATCCTGGATTTAACCGTTCATCAGCTATTGGATTTCGTTGTGTTAAAAAAATGAGATAA
- a CDS encoding fused MFS/spermidine synthase: MKKFKHYHYIRTSHQTLSSRVNGLNFLKPSIFLGIIITVLFFISGLTGLIYEVTWTRMFTSIFGNTTYAVSAVLAAYMGGLALGSYVIGRSIDKRQKLLKIYSLLELGIGGMALLMPCLLKGLNDVYALLFQNFNPPAALLLIIKIIFSFAVLLIPTFLMGGTLPLLSKYFVRQKEEIGKKVGLLYAVNTLGAMCGCFLTGFLLLEIFGINKTIQIAALVNIFLGVIFFLLSMHFDSKGDSIGYRKEPELIKTEQVNYKIIGLLIVGFGLSGFISLSFEVLWSRLLVFKLHTTVYAFSIMLTTFLAGLGLGSLLFTLLERTGIIKNHFKVFGFIEAAIGILGLSSIFLFGRFESISNLWEALTWRDQIFKQMFLSGLIMIGPTILMGMTLPLVTRIYTRSINHVGASLGKLYSVNTLGGIFGSLITGFFLVEWLGTQTCIVVISVVAVLLGSIIIAVIPWRRHEKKGLFKKELILPAMLWILVIIMLLILPANILFQYYNIGEKQVDSQVKILYANEGVECITTVHRYPDGNRVISTGSMNVAGTDFTLRTTQKLQAHIPMLLHPNPKDVLQVGFGSGETSHILTTYETEHVDIVEISKGVLETSAHYFADINQDVIHNPKFRAIIMDGANYVALTDQKYDLILNDSIWPFYSGNSGLYTREYFENGRKHLKKGGIMTSWLPVEMPEESFKSLLYTFHSVFPHVSIWMAVTHYNKHALIVGSEYPLHIDMAVFLKRFRQFAQDDLKLVNLNDPVYFLDAFKMDERGLNDIVKKADLHTLDRPVLEFAPRFKNPGKDRARSYELIMRNTTSLLPYIKNNQSSAKQATKMLKELKIVNEATKHLMAGLVMRDRGEGNFLNEFQKAKQLVPSHPGVKYLMNELMNFRNVDVSNIEKSDFNTLIRQGKVLLENRIYDKAAVVFEKAEMLNPKSSIVHYNLGVVYYHQGLFSKALSQLNDALHVRSDHASSYNMRGLVFFAKNQRKRAISDFSMALSLDNDYWLALNNRGIAHASEGEFEMALKDFSRAIKLKEDYAEAYFNRGLLYQTRANRSDNLKEAEFKKVISDYTKAITLDPDYDKAYSNRGMIYAMEGQFALAISDFDKVIELTPDQADAYYNRGLAYYLSKDTLKARRDFNRAIQLDSEYKKKMPY; this comes from the coding sequence ATGAAGAAGTTCAAACATTATCATTATATAAGAACATCTCATCAAACTTTGAGCAGCAGAGTAAACGGTTTAAATTTTCTGAAGCCCTCTATTTTTTTAGGGATCATTATCACGGTGTTATTTTTTATTTCCGGCCTGACAGGTCTTATCTATGAAGTAACCTGGACAAGAATGTTTACTTCGATTTTCGGGAATACCACGTATGCTGTTAGTGCAGTGCTTGCCGCGTATATGGGTGGTTTAGCTCTTGGAAGTTATGTCATAGGGCGGTCCATTGATAAAAGGCAGAAGTTATTAAAGATTTATTCCCTCCTGGAGCTGGGGATTGGTGGCATGGCATTATTGATGCCATGCCTCTTAAAAGGATTGAATGATGTCTATGCTCTTCTGTTCCAGAATTTTAATCCCCCGGCCGCATTATTGTTAATCATTAAAATAATCTTCTCGTTTGCCGTTTTATTAATACCCACATTTTTAATGGGAGGCACCCTTCCTCTTCTAAGTAAATATTTTGTGAGGCAAAAAGAAGAAATCGGTAAAAAGGTAGGTCTGTTATATGCTGTAAATACTCTGGGAGCCATGTGCGGTTGTTTTTTAACAGGATTTTTACTTCTTGAAATTTTTGGAATAAATAAAACTATACAAATCGCAGCGTTGGTGAATATTTTTCTGGGTGTTATATTTTTCTTGCTGAGCATGCATTTTGACTCCAAGGGAGATTCTATTGGATACCGGAAAGAACCGGAATTAATCAAGACAGAGCAGGTTAATTATAAAATTATTGGTTTATTAATTGTCGGATTTGGACTGTCTGGCTTTATTTCTCTTTCCTTTGAGGTTTTGTGGAGCCGTCTTCTCGTGTTCAAACTCCATACAACAGTCTATGCTTTTTCAATCATGCTGACGACATTTTTAGCAGGCCTGGGCTTGGGAAGTCTTTTATTTACACTCCTTGAAAGAACCGGAATTATTAAGAACCATTTCAAAGTTTTTGGATTTATTGAGGCGGCAATTGGTATTTTGGGGCTTTCATCCATTTTCCTTTTCGGCAGATTTGAATCCATCTCCAATCTTTGGGAAGCCCTTACGTGGCGTGACCAGATATTCAAACAGATGTTTTTATCGGGTTTGATTATGATCGGCCCGACAATTCTTATGGGTATGACTCTGCCCCTTGTTACCAGAATCTATACAAGGAGCATAAACCATGTAGGGGCATCTCTTGGAAAACTTTATTCAGTGAATACCCTGGGAGGTATTTTCGGCTCCTTGATAACCGGGTTTTTTCTGGTTGAATGGCTGGGGACACAAACATGCATAGTCGTGATTTCTGTGGTGGCAGTATTGCTGGGATCAATAATTATTGCAGTTATTCCATGGCGTCGACATGAAAAGAAAGGGTTATTTAAAAAAGAGTTGATTCTCCCTGCAATGCTCTGGATCCTGGTTATTATTATGTTATTAATTTTGCCGGCAAATATACTTTTTCAGTACTATAATATCGGAGAAAAACAGGTTGACAGCCAGGTCAAGATTCTCTATGCTAATGAGGGAGTGGAGTGTATCACAACCGTTCACCGTTATCCTGATGGTAACAGGGTTATTTCCACAGGGTCAATGAATGTTGCTGGTACGGATTTTACGTTAAGGACTACCCAGAAACTGCAGGCTCATATTCCCATGCTGCTACATCCAAATCCTAAAGATGTTCTGCAGGTTGGTTTTGGGAGCGGAGAGACCAGTCATATCCTGACGACCTATGAAACAGAACATGTCGATATCGTTGAAATTTCAAAAGGTGTTCTCGAGACATCAGCTCATTATTTTGCTGATATTAATCAGGATGTGATTCATAATCCTAAGTTCAGAGCGATTATCATGGATGGTGCAAATTATGTGGCATTAACAGATCAAAAATATGATCTGATTTTAAACGATTCAATCTGGCCTTTTTACTCAGGAAATTCAGGACTTTATACCAGAGAATATTTTGAAAATGGCAGAAAGCATCTGAAAAAAGGGGGAATCATGACCAGCTGGCTCCCTGTAGAGATGCCGGAAGAGAGTTTTAAATCATTGCTTTATACGTTTCATTCAGTATTCCCGCATGTTTCAATTTGGATGGCAGTCACACATTACAATAAACATGCTCTCATAGTCGGTTCCGAATACCCGCTGCATATTGACATGGCTGTCTTTTTAAAGAGGTTTAGACAATTTGCTCAAGATGATCTGAAATTGGTAAATTTAAATGACCCGGTTTACTTTTTAGATGCGTTTAAGATGGATGAAAGAGGATTAAATGATATAGTAAAAAAAGCGGATCTCCACACCCTAGACAGACCTGTCCTGGAATTCGCGCCCCGGTTTAAAAATCCCGGAAAGGACAGGGCGAGATCATATGAGTTAATCATGAGAAATACCACTTCACTTCTTCCCTATATTAAAAATAATCAATCGTCTGCTAAACAGGCAACAAAAATGTTAAAAGAATTAAAAATAGTAAACGAAGCCACAAAACACCTTATGGCGGGTCTTGTGATGAGAGATCGTGGTGAAGGAAATTTTCTTAATGAATTTCAGAAGGCGAAACAATTAGTCCCTTCTCACCCTGGTGTTAAATATTTAATGAATGAATTAATGAATTTTAGAAATGTTGATGTGTCCAACATTGAAAAAAGCGATTTTAATACTCTTATTCGGCAAGGAAAAGTATTACTTGAAAACAGGATTTACGATAAAGCAGCAGTTGTGTTTGAAAAAGCTGAAATGTTAAATCCTAAATCTTCCATTGTACATTATAATTTAGGTGTTGTCTATTATCATCAAGGTCTGTTTTCCAAGGCTCTTTCTCAGTTGAATGATGCTTTACATGTCCGTTCTGATCATGCGTCATCTTATAATATGCGTGGGCTTGTTTTCTTTGCAAAAAATCAGAGAAAACGTGCTATATCTGATTTTTCAATGGCATTATCGCTTGATAACGATTACTGGCTTGCTTTGAATAACCGTGGTATTGCTCATGCTTCTGAGGGAGAGTTTGAAATGGCCTTGAAAGATTTCAGCAGAGCAATCAAGCTTAAAGAGGATTATGCAGAAGCATATTTTAATCGAGGTTTGCTTTATCAAACAAGAGCAAATAGATCTGACAATTTAAAGGAAGCTGAATTTAAAAAAGTGATATCAGATTACACTAAAGCTATCACTTTAGATCCTGATTATGATAAAGCCTACAGTAACCGTGGAATGATATATGCTATGGAGGGACAATTTGCTTTAGCAATATCTGATTTTGATAAAGTTATTGAACTTACTCCGGATCAGGCAGATGCCTATTATAATAGAGGGTTGGCTTATTATTTATCAAAAGATACCTTAAAAGCCAGAAGAGATTTCAATCGTGCGATTCAACTTGATTCTGAATATAAAAAGAAGATGCCGTATTAA
- a CDS encoding PAS domain S-box protein yields MDPKPVILVVEDERVVAEDIQRSLEQMGYSVPAVSASGEDAIKKVEQYHPNLILMDIVIRGDMNGIETAEKIVSKYDVPIVYLTAYADKKTLEEAKQTGPFGYILKPFNSRELKSTIEMAIYKHGMDQKLRENEAWLSTTLRSIGDGVIATDADGKIRFINKIALEMLGYKNEEVVSRKINEVFKFIDKNNGNTLNSFTAESLNSGKIYFLKSGAMLLKRDGSTVPIDGNSSPILDERGNIIGAVKVFRDISARLQAEEAIRLSEEKYRTLFETIAQGVLYYNRDGKIISGNPAAEKILEVDVNNIYGKSLWSAGFTLIKEDGTVYDESHDPIAVSIKEHYTVLNKVVGLVKDGSIIRWLLVDVTPQFDHSGNRLVSVVMSFSDITKRREAELALHNKNIQLSSLVHLAHEISTTLDIESILKKTLDVLIEKTEFTSGSIFILNKDRTDIDVETHSSASPKAQNRIRELFLDKNSFYRRSLLHGHTKIYPLRQLIAKDPQYSEDESLKKRFNQCLVIPIQIDSYIEGSINLIGKVKNLPIDLSDDFFSSTGLHLGLSLKNAKLYEEIKITLKQLKETQNKLIQSEKLAGLGALASNIVHEIGNPLAAIDNSIQVLQRKLQLEGKLNELMNIISWETERLIRTINELREFSKPKRLNFAKSDLRQVIKKAIFVLNQDVELIFGKKIIYSPPKELPDIHIDPDAIEQVAINLIKNGLQAVKEGGVVKVFLNKNGKVKDPCVILKVEDDGEGIAVENFENIFEPYFSTKARGMGLGMHIVKTNVELHGGSIKIDSKQGQGTAVTVSIPVKR; encoded by the coding sequence ATGGACCCAAAACCTGTAATACTTGTTGTTGAAGATGAGCGGGTTGTAGCTGAAGATATTCAGAGAAGCCTTGAGCAAATGGGATATAGTGTACCTGCAGTATCAGCTTCCGGTGAAGATGCTATTAAAAAGGTCGAACAGTATCATCCAAATCTGATCCTTATGGATATTGTCATTCGCGGTGATATGAACGGTATTGAAACTGCTGAGAAAATAGTCAGCAAGTATGATGTCCCCATAGTATATTTAACAGCATATGCCGATAAAAAAACTCTTGAGGAAGCAAAACAGACAGGGCCATTCGGGTATATTCTTAAGCCGTTTAATAGCAGGGAATTGAAAAGTACCATTGAAATGGCAATATACAAGCATGGCATGGATCAGAAATTACGCGAGAATGAAGCCTGGCTTTCAACAACTCTCCGCAGTATAGGAGATGGAGTAATTGCAACTGATGCAGATGGTAAAATCCGATTTATAAATAAGATCGCTCTTGAGATGCTTGGATATAAGAACGAAGAAGTGGTTTCCAGAAAAATTAACGAAGTTTTTAAATTTATTGATAAAAATAACGGCAATACTCTAAATAGTTTTACAGCCGAGAGTTTGAATTCGGGGAAGATATATTTTTTAAAAAGCGGAGCAATGCTGTTAAAAAGAGATGGCTCTACAGTGCCTATTGATGGGAATTCTTCTCCTATATTGGATGAAAGAGGAAACATCATAGGAGCGGTTAAAGTTTTCCGTGATATATCTGCACGTCTTCAGGCAGAAGAAGCGATACGCCTTTCAGAAGAAAAATACAGAACACTTTTTGAAACAATTGCTCAGGGGGTACTCTATTATAATAGAGATGGGAAAATAATTTCAGGCAACCCTGCAGCAGAAAAGATACTTGAGGTCGATGTAAACAACATATATGGAAAGAGTTTATGGTCAGCCGGATTTACTCTGATCAAGGAGGATGGGACTGTTTACGATGAGTCTCATGATCCAATTGCAGTAAGTATTAAAGAACATTATACAGTGCTTAATAAGGTTGTTGGGCTGGTGAAAGACGGTTCCATTATAAGATGGCTGCTGGTTGATGTAACTCCTCAGTTTGACCACTCAGGAAACAGGCTGGTATCTGTTGTAATGAGTTTCTCAGATATAACAAAACGTCGTGAGGCTGAACTTGCCCTTCACAATAAAAATATTCAATTAAGTTCTCTTGTACATCTTGCTCATGAGATATCAACAACACTTGATATTGAATCAATATTAAAGAAAACACTTGATGTACTTATTGAAAAAACAGAATTTACTTCCGGTTCGATATTTATTCTGAATAAGGACAGGACAGACATTGATGTGGAAACCCATAGCAGCGCATCTCCCAAAGCACAGAATAGAATAAGGGAGCTTTTTCTTGATAAAAATTCATTTTATCGCAGATCTCTTCTGCATGGGCATACCAAAATTTATCCCCTGAGGCAGCTTATTGCCAAAGATCCGCAATATTCTGAGGATGAATCGCTTAAGAAAAGATTTAATCAATGCCTTGTTATACCTATTCAGATAGACTCATATATTGAAGGCTCAATAAACCTGATAGGAAAAGTCAAAAATCTGCCCATTGATTTGTCAGATGATTTTTTCTCAAGTACAGGACTGCACCTCGGGCTCTCCTTAAAGAATGCAAAGCTGTATGAGGAGATAAAAATAACCTTAAAACAGTTAAAAGAGACTCAGAACAAATTAATACAGTCCGAAAAACTGGCCGGCCTTGGCGCTTTGGCAAGTAATATTGTACACGAGATAGGCAATCCTCTTGCTGCAATTGATAATTCCATACAGGTTCTGCAGAGAAAACTTCAGCTTGAGGGAAAGCTTAATGAATTAATGAATATTATATCATGGGAGACTGAAAGATTAATCAGAACTATCAATGAGCTAAGGGAATTCAGTAAACCAAAGAGATTAAACTTTGCCAAAAGTGACTTGCGGCAGGTGATTAAAAAAGCAATATTTGTATTAAATCAGGATGTTGAGTTGATTTTCGGCAAGAAGATTATTTATAGCCCTCCAAAGGAACTGCCTGATATCCATATTGATCCTGATGCGATTGAACAAGTTGCAATTAATTTAATAAAGAACGGATTGCAGGCAGTAAAAGAGGGAGGTGTAGTAAAGGTTTTTCTTAATAAAAATGGTAAAGTGAAAGATCCGTGTGTGATCTTAAAAGTTGAGGATGACGGAGAGGGTATTGCTGTAGAAAATTTTGAAAATATTTTCGAACCATATTTTTCTACAAAGGCGAGGGGGATGGGATTGGGAATGCATATTGTAAAAACAAACGTTGAACTTCATGGAGGTTCTATAAAGATTGACAGTAAACAGGGCCAGGGTACTGCTGTTACAGTATCAATTCCTGTTAAGAGGTAA
- a CDS encoding sigma-54-dependent Fis family transcriptional regulator — protein sequence MAYILIVDDERNIRRSLRVAIEDWGHKVDDTGAPKEAVEKIQENDIDVVITDLIMGDVDGIELLNKIKQISPTTEVILMSAHGTISRAVEAIRLGAMDFIEKPFSIDRLEMVLEKTLANMELKKTVRLLQKVLSDTYPFEDIVAASPLMKNVMHQVAMVSKWDVPVLIRGESGVGKELVALAVHHLSERSGKPFVPVNCGAFPDTLLDSELFGHAKGAFTGASVNKRGLIEEANTGTLFLDEIGEAPAAFQVRLLRFLDNGFFRRVGEVTERNSNARIIAATNRNIEDLIKEKLFREDLYFRLSVAVIEIPPLRERREDIPVLCKRFLESYGEKMDKQGVTIHPSVYALFAEYGWPGNVRELENTIEHSMIVARQSKITIDDLPQKLVRLVKQNSGININGDLELKEVERRYIISILEKTGGNKKKAADILNISRTTLISRLKSYGIT from the coding sequence ATGGCCTACATTTTAATAGTTGATGATGAACGAAATATAAGAAGGTCTTTACGTGTGGCGATTGAGGACTGGGGCCACAAAGTAGATGATACAGGAGCGCCAAAAGAGGCTGTTGAGAAAATTCAGGAAAATGATATTGATGTTGTTATTACTGATCTTATTATGGGTGATGTTGACGGCATTGAACTTTTAAATAAAATAAAACAGATCAGCCCTACAACAGAAGTTATTTTGATGAGCGCTCATGGCACAATATCAAGAGCAGTTGAAGCAATAAGGCTCGGTGCAATGGATTTTATTGAAAAACCATTTTCAATTGACAGGCTGGAGATGGTTCTTGAGAAAACCCTCGCTAATATGGAATTGAAAAAAACCGTGCGTCTTCTTCAAAAAGTTCTTTCCGATACCTATCCTTTTGAAGATATAGTGGCAGCCAGCCCCTTGATGAAGAATGTTATGCATCAGGTCGCAATGGTATCAAAATGGGATGTACCGGTTTTAATCCGCGGTGAAAGCGGTGTTGGCAAGGAATTGGTCGCTCTCGCAGTACACCACTTGAGTGAACGTTCAGGGAAGCCATTTGTTCCGGTCAATTGCGGCGCTTTTCCTGATACGCTTCTTGATAGTGAATTGTTCGGCCATGCAAAGGGGGCATTTACAGGTGCTTCGGTCAACAAGAGAGGATTGATTGAAGAAGCTAATACAGGAACACTTTTTCTCGATGAGATTGGTGAGGCTCCTGCTGCATTCCAGGTAAGGCTTCTTCGTTTTCTTGATAACGGATTTTTCCGAAGAGTAGGGGAAGTTACTGAACGAAACAGCAATGCACGGATTATTGCAGCCACAAATCGGAATATTGAGGATTTAATTAAAGAGAAGCTCTTTAGAGAAGACCTTTATTTCCGGCTTTCTGTTGCAGTTATTGAAATTCCTCCGCTGAGGGAGAGGCGTGAAGATATCCCTGTACTTTGCAAAAGATTCCTTGAGAGTTATGGGGAAAAAATGGATAAACAAGGCGTTACAATTCATCCTTCTGTTTATGCCCTGTTTGCTGAATATGGGTGGCCTGGTAATGTCAGAGAGCTGGAGAATACAATTGAACATTCCATGATTGTTGCACGGCAGAGCAAGATAACTATTGATGACCTACCTCAAAAACTTGTAAGGCTTGTTAAACAAAATTCAGGTATAAATATTAATGGAGATCTTGAATTGAAAGAGGTTGAAAGAAGATATATAATATCAATTCTTGAAAAGACCGGAGGCAATAAAAAGAAGGCAGCTGATATACTCAATATATCAAGGACCACCTTGATATCAAGGCTAAAATCTTACGGAATTACATAA
- a CDS encoding response regulator, with product MNHILIVDDDVNFRRSLIIQLEFEGFEVKGYESCQQAFSFLNQNKNKTHFPDVIITDIRMPDMRGDEFVLKMQNEYPSIPLIMISAFDPPDPVRNFPFLHKPFKIMEMVDLIANVGQNENR from the coding sequence GTGAATCATATATTAATTGTTGATGATGATGTAAATTTTAGAAGGTCGCTGATAATACAACTTGAGTTTGAAGGTTTTGAAGTTAAAGGATATGAAAGCTGCCAGCAAGCTTTTTCTTTTCTAAATCAGAATAAAAATAAGACACATTTCCCTGATGTAATTATTACTGATATAAGAATGCCTGATATGAGGGGTGATGAATTTGTTTTGAAGATGCAAAATGAATATCCTTCAATACCTCTAATCATGATATCAGCTTTTGATCCGCCTGATCCTGTGAGAAATTTTCCATTCCTGCACAAGCCCTTTAAAATTATGGAAATGGTAGATTTGATCGCAAATGTAGGGCAAAATGAAAACCGCTAA
- a CDS encoding response regulator translates to MKRVLLVDDSENFRRSLSIGLEDMGYTVYEANNGMEALQFLKERQVGGDIIGNVIVDARMPGLDGFLLYDQISAMDPSVNVVILSAHSYPRQESKYNILTKPIAINDLIEVMEQNVFVNHG, encoded by the coding sequence GTGAAAAGAGTGCTGCTCGTTGATGATAGTGAAAATTTCCGCCGGTCACTTTCAATTGGGCTCGAAGACATGGGGTACACTGTATATGAAGCTAATAACGGAATGGAGGCACTTCAATTCTTAAAAGAACGGCAAGTGGGCGGCGATATAATCGGAAATGTTATTGTTGATGCGAGAATGCCCGGACTTGACGGTTTTTTACTTTATGATCAAATTTCTGCAATGGACCCATCTGTTAATGTTGTGATATTGTCAGCACATTCATATCCCAGGCAGGAAAGTAAATATAATATTTTAACTAAACCTATTGCAATCAACGATCTGATTGAAGTAATGGAGCAAAATGTTTTTGTAAATCACGGATAA
- a CDS encoding PAS domain S-box protein, with protein sequence MGKYGEQNNSIMLNEETNISTDPLIVFARRYEAFFNSTTDGIAVFALSGEILDANKKILKLTEYTYDGIVSKKIKSIFTGSSLNKIQKKIGQLTESNTLDYPVELTLISRSGREYIVEANLNLLKDQYGYAETVLMLLRDITRRKNAENELLERAEELQRVFDAVPTILVVLDEHKRIRRINSTGTEVSGFPEKFALGKRIGEVLQCSKHFKSKRGCGIGPLCRRCLINESINRALKAGERVIGIEESIVKETSLSSSSYYRINVIPLESNNKRWAVLSLEDITKRKNAEIEAIRLNDSITRANIELKESLEKLSRSQSQLVESQKLEQIGLLASGLAHNLKTPLGGIKGYAQLMALDNGETHEIKMILEEVDVMESIIDNLMVKSRHDHDTKEERINLNELINIELKFLESNMFFKHQVKKTIELDTSLPAIFGIYTHFSQILMNVIGNSLDAMHDSDERKLFVKTRHDDENIYIEVSDTGCGIPDEIKGDIIKPFFTTKPSPTEAEEDEPFGTGLGLSSVNYFVHQYGGSISIDSRLGEGTKVTIQFPFHKDLSLRETPRILIVDDLSSLVDILVQVCQSMGLEAYGVSTGEEAIELYKKIEPDIVVSDLCIPGMSGPQLVKEIRTLNSKQRVIYVTGYYDNPDYKTWLSHEMQMPSINAVLKKPFPLEYFKDIVQRMITCA encoded by the coding sequence ATGGGTAAATACGGGGAACAGAATAATAGTATAATGTTAAACGAAGAAACCAATATCTCGACAGATCCATTGATTGTCTTTGCCCGCAGGTATGAGGCATTTTTTAATTCTACTACGGACGGAATTGCAGTGTTTGCTCTGAGCGGCGAAATTCTCGATGCAAATAAAAAAATTCTTAAATTAACGGAATATACTTACGATGGTATAGTATCGAAAAAAATTAAGTCTATTTTTACAGGCAGCAGCCTTAATAAAATACAAAAAAAGATAGGCCAATTAACTGAAAGCAATACTCTTGATTATCCTGTTGAACTTACACTCATAAGCCGTTCCGGCCGTGAATATATTGTTGAAGCGAATTTAAATTTACTGAAAGACCAGTATGGTTATGCAGAAACGGTCTTAATGCTTTTAAGGGATATAACAAGGCGCAAGAATGCAGAAAACGAGCTATTAGAAAGAGCGGAAGAACTCCAGAGAGTTTTTGATGCTGTGCCTACTATTCTTGTTGTACTTGATGAGCACAAAAGAATCAGAAGGATCAATAGTACAGGGACAGAAGTCAGCGGGTTCCCTGAGAAATTTGCACTTGGCAAAAGAATAGGTGAAGTGCTTCAGTGTTCCAAACATTTTAAGTCCAAACGCGGATGCGGTATCGGGCCGTTATGCAGAAGATGTTTAATAAATGAAAGTATTAACCGAGCTCTCAAAGCAGGAGAGAGAGTCATAGGTATTGAGGAATCAATTGTAAAAGAAACTTCGTTATCGTCAAGTTCTTATTATAGAATAAATGTAATCCCGCTTGAGAGTAATAACAAACGATGGGCTGTTTTATCACTGGAAGATATTACAAAGAGAAAGAATGCCGAAATTGAAGCTATAAGGCTGAATGACAGCATTACCCGGGCTAATATTGAATTAAAAGAGTCACTGGAAAAATTGTCAAGAAGCCAGTCACAATTAGTAGAATCACAAAAACTTGAACAGATAGGGCTTTTGGCATCCGGCCTGGCTCACAATCTTAAAACACCTCTTGGTGGCATAAAAGGGTATGCGCAGTTGATGGCACTTGATAATGGCGAGACGCATGAAATAAAAATGATACTTGAAGAAGTAGATGTAATGGAAAGTATTATTGATAATTTAATGGTAAAAAGCAGGCATGATCATGATACTAAAGAAGAACGAATCAATCTTAATGAATTAATCAATATTGAACTGAAATTCCTTGAATCTAACATGTTTTTTAAGCATCAGGTTAAAAAGACAATAGAGCTTGATACCAGCCTCCCTGCAATATTCGGAATTTATACTCATTTCAGCCAGATACTTATGAATGTTATAGGCAACAGCCTTGATGCAATGCATGACAGTGATGAAAGAAAGCTTTTTGTCAAAACCAGACATGATGATGAAAATATTTACATTGAAGTGTCGGATACAGGATGCGGGATTCCCGATGAGATAAAAGGGGATATTATTAAACCATTTTTTACAACAAAACCGTCTCCGACAGAAGCTGAGGAAGATGAACCCTTTGGAACAGGGCTTGGGCTCAGCAGTGTAAATTATTTTGTTCATCAATACGGCGGAAGTATTTCTATTGACAGCAGACTGGGAGAAGGGACAAAAGTTACAATACAATTCCCTTTTCACAAGGATCTTTCTTTAAGAGAAACTCCACGTATTTTAATTGTTGATGATTTAAGTTCACTGGTTGATATATTAGTACAGGTTTGTCAGAGTATGGGGCTGGAAGCTTACGGAGTATCGACCGGAGAAGAAGCTATAGAACTATACAAAAAAATTGAACCGGATATAGTTGTTTCAGATCTTTGCATCCCGGGAATGTCAGGGCCTCAGCTTGTAAAAGAGATTAGAACCTTAAATTCTAAGCAGCGGGTAATTTATGTTACTGGATATTATGACAATCCTGACTATAAAACATGGCTTTCACATGAGATGCAGATGCCGTCAATTAATGCTGTACTTAAGAAACCTTTCCCATTGGAATACTTTAAAGATATTGTTCAAAGAATGATTACCTGCGCCTGA